Proteins encoded together in one Chthoniobacterales bacterium window:
- a CDS encoding phosphoribosylaminoimidazolesuccinocarboxamide synthase, whose amino-acid sequence MDVLSLELPGIPKLRSGKVREVFDLGDSLLLVATDRISAFDCILPNAIPRKGEVLTRTANFWFEKLDFIPNHLVEHPFGWLPEKLKPFAEPLAGRSMIVQKAIPLPVECVVRGYLAGSGWKDYEASGGICGHELPPGLRQAERLPEPIFTPSTKAQTGHDENISWKDCRRILGDEVAQRVKEWSLELYEHGRAFAAQRGIIIADTKFEFGMIGDDLVLIDECLTPDSSRFWPADQYEIGMSPPSFDKQFVRDYLDSLTWNKKPPAPELPADVVAKTSEKYIEAYTQLTGLKFR is encoded by the coding sequence ATGGACGTCCTCTCTCTCGAGCTTCCCGGCATTCCGAAGTTGCGCAGCGGCAAGGTGCGCGAGGTTTTCGACCTCGGCGACTCGCTGCTGCTCGTCGCGACCGATCGTATCTCGGCCTTCGATTGCATCCTGCCCAACGCCATTCCGCGGAAGGGCGAGGTGCTCACGCGCACGGCAAATTTCTGGTTCGAGAAACTCGACTTCATTCCGAATCACCTCGTCGAACATCCCTTCGGCTGGCTGCCGGAGAAATTGAAGCCATTCGCCGAGCCGCTCGCGGGGCGGTCCATGATCGTGCAGAAGGCGATTCCGCTGCCCGTCGAGTGCGTCGTTCGTGGCTATCTTGCCGGCTCCGGCTGGAAGGATTACGAAGCGAGCGGCGGCATCTGCGGGCACGAGCTTCCGCCCGGCCTGCGCCAGGCCGAGCGCCTGCCGGAGCCGATTTTCACGCCTTCGACGAAGGCCCAGACCGGGCACGACGAGAATATCTCGTGGAAGGATTGTCGCCGCATTCTCGGTGACGAGGTTGCCCAGCGCGTGAAGGAATGGAGCCTCGAACTCTACGAACACGGCCGCGCCTTCGCCGCCCAGCGAGGAATCATCATCGCCGACACGAAGTTCGAGTTCGGCATGATCGGCGACGACCTCGTGCTCATCGACGAGTGCCTCACGCCCGACTCCTCGCGCTTCTGGCCGGCGGATCAATACGAGATCGGGATGAGCCCGCCGAGCTTCGACAAGCAGTTCGTCCGCGACTACCTCGACTCGCTCACCTGGAATAAGAAACCGCCGGCGCCCGAGCTGCCGGCCGACGTCGTGGCGAAGACCTCAGAGAAATACATCGAGGCCTACACGCAGCTCACCGGGCTGAAATTCAGGTAG
- the xerD gene encoding site-specific tyrosine recombinase XerD encodes MPNTESPMTTAIDSFLLFLATERGLSDNYQLSTRQSLEAFAAWARAQSLDLAAIEAGNLSDYLAHRKRAGLAAASIKAEAVALRIFFRFLVARNHLRRDPAEFISIPRIERYLPDTLNVPDVERLLAAVGETDPLALRNRAIFELLYASGLRISELCNVRLESLDLEEGWIRVTGKGNKTRIVPVGSKARDAIARYLSTERPRLVGPKTGAEIFLSNNGKKLTRARVWQLIKQYAELAGLSGNIYPHLLRHSFATHLLSNGADLRVIQELLGHADISTTEIYTHVDQRRLKAVHKKFHPRA; translated from the coding sequence ATGCCCAATACCGAGAGCCCAATGACCACGGCGATCGACAGCTTCCTGCTCTTTCTCGCGACCGAGCGCGGCCTCTCGGACAACTACCAGCTCTCCACCCGCCAGTCGCTCGAGGCCTTTGCCGCGTGGGCCCGCGCCCAGTCGCTCGACCTGGCCGCCATCGAGGCCGGAAATCTCAGCGACTACCTCGCGCACCGGAAACGCGCCGGTCTCGCCGCCGCGTCGATCAAGGCCGAGGCCGTCGCCCTGCGCATTTTCTTCCGGTTCCTCGTCGCGCGGAATCACCTCCGGCGCGACCCTGCGGAGTTCATCTCGATCCCGCGCATCGAGCGCTACCTGCCCGACACGCTCAACGTCCCCGACGTCGAACGGCTGCTGGCGGCCGTCGGCGAGACCGATCCGCTGGCGCTGCGCAACCGCGCCATCTTCGAGCTGCTCTACGCGTCGGGCCTGCGTATTTCCGAGCTCTGCAACGTGCGTCTCGAGAGCCTCGACCTCGAGGAGGGCTGGATCCGCGTGACCGGCAAGGGCAACAAGACGCGCATCGTGCCCGTCGGCAGCAAGGCCCGCGACGCCATCGCGCGTTACCTTTCCACCGAGCGCCCCAGACTCGTCGGCCCGAAGACCGGCGCCGAAATCTTTCTCTCGAACAACGGGAAGAAGCTCACCCGCGCCCGGGTCTGGCAGCTCATCAAGCAATACGCCGAACTCGCCGGGCTCTCGGGCAACATCTACCCGCACCTGCTCCGGCACAGCTTCGCGACGCATCTGCTTTCCAATGGCGCCGATCTGCGCGTCATCCAGGAGCTGCTCGGCCACGCCGACATTTCCACGACGGAAATCTACACGCACGTGGACCAGCGCCGATTGAAGGCGGTCCACAAGAAATTCCACCCGCGCGCCTGA